Proteins encoded within one genomic window of Triticum aestivum cultivar Chinese Spring chromosome 2D, IWGSC CS RefSeq v2.1, whole genome shotgun sequence:
- the LOC123052115 gene encoding glutamic acid-rich protein, protein MSFRGRGGRGGGRGGRGGRGGRGFGGASYDHPAKHAPHEDFPEITLPEMTCAKATNEEKTLILSTLKLDDFMRNSCYYLEPDAPKKKNDDKEIERYSDRKRKTQSKREALASYLKLIPANFPAELLHGSKRAQPVQKKLRWDKDADNQAFDIFEKLEAKQKDGEEKTEKEGDEEEEDEEEEAEAEESSDDDYNQNIEFDDDDDDWNQEEEAHEDCYD, encoded by the exons atgtCGTTCCGCGGCcgtggagggagaggaggagggagaggcggccgcggaggaagaggaggcagaGGCTTCGGGGGCGCCAGCTATGACCACCCCGCCAAGCACGCTCCCCACGAGGACTTCCCG GAGATCACCCTGCCGGAGATGACCTGCGCCAAGGCGACCAACGAGGAGAAGACTCTGATACTGTCCACCTTGAAGCTCGATGATTTCATGAGGAATTCTTGCTACTACCTGGAGCCGGATGCCCCCAAGAAAA AGAATGACGACAAAGAGATCGAAAGATATTCTGATAGGAAGCGTAAAACACAAAGCAAACGGGAAGCTCTTGCGTCATACCTCAAACTTATCCCTGCAAATTTTCCTGCAGAACTGCTACATG GTTCTAAACGAGCGCAACCAGTTCAGAAAAAACTTCGGTGGGATAAAGACGCGG ATAATCAGGCATTTGATATATTCGAGAAACTCGAAGCGAAACAGAAG GATGGAGAGGAGAAGACCGAAAAGGAgggtgatgaggaggaggaggatgaagaggaggaagcagaagcgGAAGAAAGTTCAGATGACGATTATAATCAG AATATCGAGttcgatgatgacgatgatgactggAACCAAGAGGAGGAAGCAC ATGAAGACTGCTATGATTGA
- the LOC123052114 gene encoding dihydrolipoyllysine-residue acetyltransferase component of acetoin cleaving system translates to MPSSTLGIAPLLDAYFRRRFAAAGLVQASVPLDGGATTMQCWRFPPGASEELPVLVLLHGFGPPATWQWRPQVGPLSRRFRLVVPDLLFFGGSRTSPTPVDSECSEAHQAEAVAKLIGAIVAPSTRVSVVGTSYGGFVAYHVARLLGAEAVERVVIASSDLLKGDADDRALLARGGAERVDDLMLPRTPEKMRRLMELAYHRPRGFIPGFLLRDLVQYLYSENIEEKEGLIKAISLGNKDKFQLTPLPQQVLVLWGEHDQIFPIEKAFQVTRQLGANVRLEILKNSGHMPQEEDTKRFNEALLNFLLPTPSSSL, encoded by the exons ATGCCTTCGTCGACGCTCGGCATCGCGCCGCTGCTGGACGCCTACTTCCGGCGCCGCTTCGCCGCGGCGGGCCTGGTCCAGGCGTCCGTGCCGCTCGACGGCGGCGCCACCACGATGCAGTGCTGGCGCTTCCCTCCGGGCGCCAGCGAGGAGCtccccgtcctcgtcctcctccacggctTCGGCCCGCCGGCGACGTGGCAGTGGCGGCCCCAGGTGGGCCCGCTGTCGCGCCGGTTCCGCCTCGTCGTGCCGGACCTCCTCTTCTTCGGCGGCTCCCGCACGTCGCCCACGCCGGTCGACAGCGAGTGCTCCGAGGCCCACCAGGCCGAGGCCGTGGCGAAGCTCATAGGCGCGATCGTCGCCCCGTCGAccagggtgtcggtggtcgggacTAGCTACGGTGGCTTCGTGGCGTACCACGTGGCGAGGCTGCTGGGGGCCGAGGCCGTGGAGCGGGTGGTGATCGCGAGCTCCGACCTGCTCAAGGGCGACGCGGACGACCGCGCCCTGCTGGCGCGCGGCGGGGCCGAGCGCGTGGATGACCTGATGCTGCCGCGCACCCCCGAGAAGATGCGGCGGCTCATGGAGCTCGCCTACCACCGCCCCCGCGGGTTCATCCCGGGCTTCTTACTCCGCGACCTCGTTCAG TATCTCTACAGCGAGAACATAGAGGAGAAGGAGGGGCTGATCAAAGCGATATCCCTGGGGAACAAAGACAAGTTCCAGCTCACTCCACTCCCCCAG CAAGTTCTTGTGCTGTGGGGAGAGCATGACCAGATCTTCCCCATAGAGAAGGCATTCCAGGTGACGAG GCAGCTAGGTGCAAATGTTAGGCTGGAGATCCTGAAGAACAGTGGCCATATGCCCCAGGAGGAGGACACAAAGAGGTTCAACGAGGCTCTCCTCAACTTCCTGCTGCCCACTCCGAGTTCATCGCTGTAA